The Pasteuria penetrans genome segment AAGAACACGGACAACTCTACCTTCTGGACGGTCACCACTGCCATATCGATTCACTCTGCGGTGAATACGAACCCAAACGACATCCCGATCCATAGCCCCATTGAGATCATTGCGACGAATATGAATATCCTCGCCTGGCATATCCCCCGGGACAACAAAACCGAAACCCCGCGAATTGCCCTGCAAAACCCCACGAACAAACTGAAAATGTTCGGGTAAACCGTAACGTCGCCCGCGTGTCTCCACCAGCATGCCTCTGTCGCTCATAGTCCTCAATAAATCCCCGAATTCCCCCTCTGCAGTGGGAGAAATCCCTAACTTCTTCATCAAACCCTTCTTGGTAAGAGACCGATAGTTAGGTTGACTCATAAACTCCTGCAAATCCTGTTCCGTAATCACGTTGATAAACCTTCTCCCCTCTCCAGCTCGGCACCTCCATTCCAAAGCGGGGTACCCAAATGGCCAGGGACTCGTCCACAATGACGGATTTCCCTACCCCCAAAAATTAAAAAGAATCAGGATCACTGCAAAAATTACTGCAAAAACAATGGTTGATCGATGCAGGAGGGCATCCATCCCACGTGCCTTCGCCTTGCCCGTGTTCTCTGATCCGCCGGTAATGAAACCAGCCAACCCCCCTGAACTTCCCGGTTGCAAGAGGATAACTAAGAGCATCAACAAACCCACAATCAACAGGGCAACCCCTAGAACCGAACGCATTCTCCACCCCCCCTTCAGGCATGGCTAGTTGCTCAGACTTCCCCCCATGGATTATCCCTTTCATTATAGCACAGGGCAAGGTGATTTCCTGAAAAGAAGGGCACACAATGCAACCCTGCACATCGGTAAGACATATTTTGGAAAGGAGGATCAAGCAACCCCAAATTTAAAATCTCCAATCCATAGCATCACAGTTGCAGAAGTGGTACTATGAGGCGCAATAGGTGGTTGTCGATAGAATCTAGAGAGCAGCCCATGATCCTCCTTGGCAACCCATAGAACCACGGTCATTCCCAACGAGGATCCGCTTGCAATCGTTCCAAAAGGAGTAAGGGGAAGATTTGGAGTGGGAAAGAATACAAAAATAATTTTTACTACTGTGTTATCGCTTACTGCTGTCTTTTCAGCAACATCCAATGTTTTTCCATAGGGAGGGGCGCGAACAGCCCTCCCCCATTTGCGTCTATAAGTATTACTACCCCAAAATATGTTTATTGATATCGATATCGTGTAATAATATTTATAGAAATAAAATATACATATAGTTTATTAAGATGAACATAACAATCTAAAATCAAGGTGCCTTCCTGGCACAATCGTCAATATAATTGGAAATCGATGCTCATTGGAGTTATCCAGTTCATCCCAGGGTTCTTCTTCCTGGTGCTACCGCGAAAAAAGGTATCAAACTTATTAAAATATTTTTGTAGATTAAATGATGTGTTATGGAAATGTTTGTATTGTTAATGAGTATAAAACAGTCTGTTTGAGTATTTACAGCGTAAGTTCTTTGGAGTGGAAAGGTACCCCTTTCTGGGGAATTGCACCTGAAAATTTCGTGCGATCGGTTATCTTTTGTTGAACCACCGAAATCACCGTGGGATCATAGGAACCGGTTCCTATCTCGCCCCTTTTGCGCATACCAAAGAAACCGACATGAAGTCGAATTTTATTTTTTATTTAAATAGTATTATATATTAAACCCTATGTAGTTATTGGTGATCTTATCCTTATCTTCCTGATCTTCTTTTGAGGATAACGAACGGCCTGGGATCAATGATGAGCAGATCCTTTTGCCATCATGGCCCGTGCCACCCTCGTCTTACCACGCACCTTCATTTTGGCCGCCTGAAAACGATTCTTCATAGAAGAACAAACCCTCTCCACAGCCGCACGACGATTACCCTTCTCTTTGTATCCCGGGTGCTCCATTTTGTCCCGTTGTTCCCGCCGTTGAATAGGACTGATCCGTGGTGCGCAGGACCCTCCCCCCCTCTTCAGAGGTTTGGCGGCACAGTGCTCGGCAAATTTACATCCCCCGCAGGTCCCCTCATGGAAGCGGGCCACCATCTTACCCTTGCCATTCTCTCCGGGTTGGTACGTGGATGAGTCGGGGGTCTTGCCACCAGGGCATCGATGGATCGTTCCATCCTTTCCTCTCTTGAACCCGCTTACCCTTTTTTTACTGGGATTTTCCTTTCTCCCCAACATATCGGTTGGATGTATAGTCAACTCCGAAATCCTTATCGGAATGAAGTGCTCCTTGGGTATTTACATGGGAGATTATACTCAATTTCTTCTCCTCATCACGGGCCTCGACAAGGTTACAAACATATCCTCTACACAATTGCTTACCCTTGGACACGACATTGGGCGTCTGGATCGAAGGGGCGGCTTTGCAGACTGCCTGATGGTAAGGTGGAACGCACCATGAGTTTCTTTTGCCCTTCCTGTTCAACCCTCTCTGTTTGCTCTCCTATCACCCTTTGCAACAGCATATGGACTGGGGTGGATTGGAACTCCTTGTACTGGTTCCCAAAGTGTTCGAGGACTAGGCAAATCTCTAGCAGTGTTGCCCTCCATTTCACCTTGTCCGTTAGGTGATCCGCTGGTAGAAGGAGGAGGGACCTATAAGAATGGGCCTGGGCTTCGTTCACATCGGCCATACCACAATCTGGTCGCAAGAAGATCTCCCATTCGGAAGGAAGAGGTAGGGCAAGTTTGGCCATCGTACGAACCGAAATCCTAATCACCAAGAAAATCAACATATTGCGGCTCAGTCTCCTGATACAGCTGTCGATAAGGGTTGAATCCATCCGATAAATACTGGGATCCATACCCACGAAGATACAAAACAGGAACAGTGTCATAATAAAATGTTATCAATTGCTTCACCAAAAGGTGAGACTAGATTTGTAGATGGGGCACTCCCCACAAGAAACTGCACGGTCCCCCAAAACCAGTGCCGTCCATACTTTTAACACGATACCCTAGGAAGCTTTGTCAAAGGACTGCGAATCCCTAGGACGTGGACCACGCTGAAGAAGACCCTCCCTATAGATGTTTCCCGAGTTCCGATCATCCATTTCCCTCTTCATTTCCTTTAATGTCTTCTCTCTCGTACTTATCTCCTCCTCCTTCTCGTCTTCCTCCCTTTTGGACCCAAAAATAAGTGATTCCTTCTTTATTGACTCCAGATTAGATTCAGCACTCTTAATCCGGGCACGAAGCTCCCTGGACGAAATATCCCTGTAAGGTCCGCTACCTGTCCCAAAGGTATTCAGTCCAAGGGCATCTTCTATGAATGGCCCAACCCGATCGGAAAAACTCTTTAGCCAATCAGGTAGGGAAGACAATTGGGGAAATTTCTCTTCCAAATACTCTCCCAGTTCCGAACCCGACATGGCAGCAGCATCTTCTGCCTGCATACCTTCAGCGGTGTTGAATACTTCCCCCTTCGCTGTGGATCCAATATTGGATTTAAACCTCGTGCTAGATTTTTTACTTCCATTGTCCTTATGGATCGGATCGGATTCTTCACCCCCCCTTTTTGCATCGACCCTATCACCGGTACTACTGTTCGGCACTACCTTACTATTCTGTTTCTCTTTTAGCTTCCCGTCCATCCATTGCTCCTTCGTCAGTTGGCAACCTAGATCTCTACGCGATCTTTTTCCGGAACCACAAAGTTGATCCCACTCTTGCCCCAGTTCCTGCCGTGTTGGTCCCGATTGCTGCTGTTGTAGCTGCTGGTTCTGATGTGGCTGTTGTGCCCCCGACAAAGCGGATGAATTCGGATCCAATTGTAGTTGTCGTTTCTCCAACCAATAGTAGAAAGTACGAACAGGTATGCCATTTTCGATAGCAAACTCAGACACACTGATCTTGTCGCCATTTTTTCGGGCATTGAGGTACTTATTTACAAGTTCTTCTTTCTTTTCCTTCGTTTCCTTAGCATATTTAGTCCGTCGTTGTGCCCCCAACGAAGTGGATGGATTCGAATCCACTTCCACCTGATTACCATGATCCGCTGAATTCTGTTGTTGCAGCAGTTGTTTTTGCTGTTCCGGCAGTTCTTCCCGCTTTCCGAACCATTCTTGTCCCTTCACCTTCAGTCTTTCCAACTGCTGTTGCAGCAGTTGTTTTTGCTGCTGGTTCTTTTGTGCCCCCGACGAAGTGGGCTGTTGCTGCAGTTGTCGCAACTCCTCATCGTGCTGTTGCTGCAGTTGGAACAACTGCTGTTGCAGCGGTTGTTGTTGCTGCTGGTTCTTTTGTGCCCCTGACGAAGTGGGCTGTCGTTGTGGCTGTTCCACGCCATTATCATTCTGCCGTCCCAATTCCTGCTTAAACCGTTTCTGCGCCTCATACATCGGTTTCAGCTTCTCCTGATTCTCCTCATATTGCCTCTTCTGCTCACGTAATTTTCCTTCCGGCCTCGGATCCGAGCTCGACTGATCACCCTGACCTTCGAGCGGTATTTCCCTCGTCGATTGTTGTAGCTGCAGCGGCTCTTGTGGTCGCTTCTTCGCTTCGTGTGACCCCTCTACTTTATTCAATTTCCACTTCCTTGGATCCGAGCTCGGCTGATCACCCTGACCTTCGAGCGGTATTTCCCTCGTCGATTGTTGTAGCTGCAGCGGCTCTTGTGGTCGCTTCTTCGCTTCGTGTGACCCCTCTACTTTATTCAATTTCCACTCATCCTCTTGCTGCTGTGGCTGCTGCTGTTGTTGCTGTCCTGACGTTATCTCATCCGAAGCAAAAACAGGGGAGGGAAGTACAAAAAGTACTGTATATAAACAAAAAATATATATGATGGAATAGGACACGCGACGCAATCGTTGGGTAAACGAATCTAGATAACCAGCCATTATTATCCATATTTTTGATCCAACACCCAAGGATTCTTTATTCATTCCTGCATCGAACATGCTATAAAAAACCTCCTCTAAGTTATTAATAAAATAATTTTTTTATATATACCAAATACCAAACTTCCACCAACAACAAACAATTCTATGCTAGCATGCCCATGGTATATATGCAAACTATTAGGCCCCCTGTTATAACTGGGTCCAGATGGGTATAATGGAAGCTGGTTCCCCGTAAAGGGTGAACATGGAAATGGCACGGAGAAAATTTTCGTTGGAATTCAAGCAGAGGGCAATTGAACAGGTCAGGGGTAGGCAACATGTTGTTCAGGTATCTAGACAGCACAACCTTGCTGTTAGCACGATTAACCGTTGGATAAAGGAGGACCAGAGAGGGCGTGTTAGCCGGCTCATTCTCCTCCTCGAAGGGTAATCGGAATTGCGTATGTAAAAGTGAGAAGGATAGGGTCGCATAGGGCTAAATAAGGGCAACAACAGTAATAGCATACAACCTCCCCCACACAAGGAGAGATAAAGGAAAGCCATGCAGCGGCGCCATTCTGGAACCCCCACGATGGGGAAGCCAGGCGCCATTACACAATGGGCCGGGCCAACACAAACAACAGCGATGAGTTGGGGAGGAAGAAGGGTAGGGGCGCAAAAACCCCCTGGCCTAGGCCAGGGGGCAGGGGGAAAAGAACAAAAACACAAGGGAATCAAAACAAAAGATCAAGGGACTAAAGGCAAAAAACAGGGACCAAAAACAGGGAAAAGGAGAGCTTAGGTTCTACTGAGATTCCCGTTTCGTGTAGGAGGGATGTTTTGCTGACCTATGGATTCCTCCCAAGGGAATCCCCTGATTAAAATTAAATTATTATTAAAATAGTATCTAACCACGATTCCGTGAAAAAGCACCCCTATAAAGCATTTTGTGCTATTTACAATCCGATTTAATCATAAATTTCTATACATTTATTAACAATATAAAAATAATTGTCCATCGAAAGGGCACAAATAGAGGATTCTTAGGGACCACAAACTACCCGCTCTTGAATCTTACAGCGGAAAGTGGGATATGACCAAAAATTAGGTCATTAGCCCCTCTTCTGCTATAATGCTCCATATAAGATGGGACAATAAGAGCCGCATAATGCGAGAGTATTACGTGTGGTTCTGTGAGAGGGTTGGCTGAGATGCCATCCCTACTTGACGTCGAGGAGAGAAGCAATCTATGGGAACGAAGTTCTGGAAGGAAATTGTCGAAACGGTTCTTTCTGCGGTAGCACCCACAACCATACGTTACTCGAAAATCCAGTCGTGTCGGTTCCTGTACTTCTTGGAGACTCTTTTGTTCGGGTCCCTGTACTTCTTCTTAAAAGCCCAGCCTCCGTCCTCCTCATCTGGGAACCCCCAATCTGTTTCACCTGAGGCCCAATCGGGATTCTGATGCCTCTCGCAGAGTACTTTACCATAGATCCAATTGCATGTGTGATATTTCAGTTCCTTCCCCTCTCGATTAAAAACACGCACAGGTTCGGCCACATCCGCAGACACTTGCCCGAAAGATGAAGTAACAACAGCACCTGATAACATCAAATACGTGACAACTTTTGCTGCTCTCCCACTCCGTCCAAACAATTTCATACGTAGAATACTCCCTCCCGAATCTAAACTTTTCATCCAAATAACGTTATAAAGACTCATAACCCGTGTAATGCTACAGATGGAGTAGTCACGTTGGCCACTTTGCGATGGTTCTTAGTAATCCAAACTATCATCTAGTTTCGATTCCACTTGAAAATTAAACCCATACTTCCAGTATACCATCTCCAATAGTAACATTACCTATCCTAAGGATACTATACCCAGAGTAGTCGGAGCAACCCCCCCCTTTTTTTAGTCCACCGTGTTGTAAATGACCCACTAGTTTTTCCGGGTGGTACGGGCTTGGATACAGAACCAGTTTTTTTAGGATTTCCCCGGTCTGCTAAGGAAGATCAGAATCCCCAAAAATTGAATTCACGGAAAAATTACTGATGCGTCAGAAACGGGATTGGGGAATAATGATTGGGGAGTAATGTTATAATATTTGAATTACTTTGTAATTTTATATCCAATTATGTATATTAATATTTACAATTTACTGCGACAATACAATTTTTTAGGAGAGAAAGTCCCCCAAAAATGAACCGGGGGTGGGATTACAATCGAAAAAAACAATATACCCCCACCCCTAAATCTCCCCTGGTCTCGTAACCATTAGGATCTGAAGACCCAAAAAAGTGCAGAAGCATCTGAATTCAAACAACCAACAATTCATTTGAAAAAAGAATGCCTCCGAAATAGCGATCTTTTTTTTAAAACTCCGTACAGAACAACTGAATCGTCCCCTACATCCATACCCCACGAGGAGGTTGTAATGATAGTACCCCCAAAGTATCATTGTTACTATCATTGTCATACCCATGTACATCAGCCTGCACCAATCTAGGCTCAGCAGCAATCAACCTTGCCTTTAACTTCTCGGACTCCATGATGAGATCATCTACCCTCCTTCTCTCATCCTCAGCCATCAGACCCCCCAAACCCTTTACACCCGCATACCCCTCATGTATTTTCCACATCATGTTTCCCAAACTGTCTCTAAGATCCTTAGGAATATCAACCCAGCTACTATTCTGATATATACGTATCCATTCCGATCGCCACTCAATAAGCTGACGCTCGCTGGATACATACCAATCCCGCAGTTGGAAAGTCCGCATTCTATCCCAATCAAACTCAAAATCACCATTTCCAAACAGTGGTGCTCGCCTCGCCATCCATGGGGGTTGAGTTACCAACCACCGCTTCCATTCCCCGCTCCCATGATCATCAAAAGCACCCCCTCCCCGTCTCCATACCCGTTCCTCATCCTCCCTCACTTCCCTCTCAAAAGAATCAAAATCCTCCGTACCACGATCCCCATCACTTTCTCGATGCGGATGAATGATCTCAGACCACAAACGCCTACCCCTGGTAACCAACATTTTCTTTAGACCCATAAGATCCTCTTTCTCCAAGTGCCACCTCATAAGGGGATGGTTGAGGTTTTGCAGAGACCTCTGTATCTCCCACTGGAATTTGGATGCAAGCTTCGACAACCCCCACACTCTCTCCAACTTTTTTCTGGCACCATCCAACTGCCCTATTCCCACATATCTTGGACTCCATGGATACGCACCTTCCTCCGCTCTCTCTACCTCCTCTTCGGCCTCCCTTATCAGTCCCTTCGTCCTGCGCACCAGATCGTCCGATCGCCATTCCCATTGAAAGAGATGCTCAAACGCCTCATCATATCGTGCACTGCCCTCCCTCATAAGCTCCTTATTTTTCCTCATAAGGATCCCCATCGTCCCATTGATCTTACTCCAAAAAGCGGAACTTTTATCCCCCGTAAGCTCCCTTATAAAGGAAGAATTGGGATACTCTATTTTAAATTTTATACTATCATCTAAAACAGCCTCATATTTCCACAATTGATGCCTGTCAGCGGACACCTTCCAATGAAACTCCCCAAAATCATGTATTCTCCTCCCAATTATTTCCTTCTGGATCTCCACCAAAGTCCTCGCATACCTGATCTCCCTGTCAATATTTGAAAATCTCTTATCAGTATCCTCAGTCTTATCCAACGACCCAATCAGCTGGTCCCTCATGTCCATAAGATCTGCGGCCGATGTAACCCCTATATAAGTAGCTACAGAA includes the following:
- the secG gene encoding preprotein translocase subunit SecG; translation: MRSVLGVALLIVGLLMLLVILLQPGSSGGLAGFITGGSENTGKAKARGMDALLHRSTIVFAVIFAVILILFNFWG
- a CDS encoding transposase: MARRKFSLEFKQRAIEQVRGRQHVVQVSRQHNLAVSTINRWIKEDQRGRVSRLILLLEG
- a CDS encoding transposase, which gives rise to MTIHPTDMLGRKENPSKKRVSGFKRGKDGTIHRCPGGKTPDSSTYQPGENGKGKMVARFHEGTCGGCKFAEHCAAKPLKRGGGSCAPRISPIQRREQRDKMEHPGYKEKGNRRAAVERVCSSMKNRFQAAKMKVRGKTRVARAMMAKGSAHH